CGTGGGCCGCGCTGCGAAGGTGCTGATCAACGCCGGCCGCGCCAGCGAGATTGTTCGCCTCTACGACGGCCCGGGGATTCTCCAGATCTCCCGCCGCCGGCTTCCCGGGCTTCCGGCTAGGTGGCTGCAGGATGGGCCCGTTGTTGCCGCTGCCCTGAGAGCCGTTGGCAGGAACAGCGAGGCGGATCGAATTCTCGCTAATTTAGAACGGCAAATCGAGTCCGTCCTTCGCCGGAGCGCGGGAAGGGCGCGGCCGGGCTTCCTCGCTCACGCCGCGCAGACCTGGGCTCTTCAGGGAAAGACGGACAAGGCGTTAGCCACGCTCGAGCGGGTGGGACCGACGGGCTGGGCCAGCGGCATCGACTACGATGATTCGTCGCTTGCGGACTTTGGTGATGAACCCGCGTTCGAGGCGCTTCGCGGCCAACCCCGATTCGAGGCCGTTCGCCGCCGCTTCAACGATCACATGGCGAAGGAAAGGCGCGAAGCGCTTTCACAGCTTCGACATTGATCCTCCTGCGGATTTAACGATTCATTAACGACAATTTCACGCCCGCGTTGACGTTCGCCTGCGATGGCCAGCCCCGCTCTTCCCACGGTCGGGAGTTCGACCGGGAGTAACTTGGGGAACACGTCATGAGGAAACTGCTATCTTCGGCTGCGCTAGCGACGGTCGCTGCCAGCCTCCTTGTCGCTCAGCCGGCTCGCGCCGCCGTCGGGGTCACGGATGACCCGATCCTGTACTGGACCCAGTTGATGTACGGGAGCGTCGGCGGCAACCCGCCGGTCCAGGCGCGCACCGCGGCGATGGTCGAGATTGCCATGCACGATGCCGTGAGCGCAGCACTCGCTCACCCGGACACGTCCTATCTGCAGGGTGTCTCCGCCTCCGGTGGCGACGTACGGGCAGCGGCGGCGCAAGCGGCCCACGATGTGTTGGTCGCCCTCAACCCAACAAAGACCGCAGATTATGACGCGGCCCTCGCAAGCAGCCTCGCCCTGGTGTCCGATCCAGTGGCTCGCGCGGCCGGACAAACGACCGGCTCCGCTTATGCGGCCGCGATCATCACGACCCGAACGGGAGACGGTTCTGCGACGGCCGGCTCGACGCCGTACACGCCCGGAACCAATCCGGGCGAGTGGCAGCCGACGTCGCCAGGTGTCACCGCAGCACTTCCCGGCTGGGGTGACGTCACGCCGTTTCAGTTGACTTCGGGCGACCAGTTTCGCGCCCCGCCGCCACCGTCCCTCACTAGCGCCGAATATGCTGCGGCTTACGCAGAGGTTGCGGCGATCGGTTCTGCGGGCAGCATGACCCGCACGGCCGACCAGTCGGCGGCAGCCCAGTTCTGGGCCGGCGCCGGCGGCACCAGCTGGCTTTCGATTGCCGTTGGCCTCGCCGCGGACGAGGGTATGTCCACGCTCGAATACTCCCGGATGTTTGCCACGCTGGGCACCAGCCTCGCGGACGCGTTCATCGCGGGCTTCGACACCAAATATGCATACAGCTTCTGGCGTCCGGTGACGGCGATCCACGGAGGTGACCTTGACGGAAATCCGGACACCGCGGTGGACGCGGGGTGGACGTCATATATCACCGCTCCGAGTCACCCATCTTACCTGTCGACACACTCGATAGCGGACGCGACCGCTGCGACGGTTCTGCTCGCCTACATTGACGATGAAGCGTTCTGTGCGACTTTCGCGGGACTTTCTCGCTGCTTTGACGGCATTCAGGATGCCTCGCTCGATGGCGCGTACAGTCGCGTTTGGGGAGGTATCCATTTCTCCTTCGACAGCGAGGCCGGATTGGCGGCGGGTACCCAACTCGCGCAATATGAGCTTGGGGTCGGTACGTTCCGGGCCGTGCCCGAGCCATCGACCTGGGCGATGCTTCTCCTAGGTTTCGCTGCGGTTGGGCTCAGCCTGCGCCGCCGGAAGACAGAGTTTCCGCAATTGGTCTGAGCGGGCAGCTGCTAAGGGAAGGGGCGGTTCGTGAGAGCCGCCCTTTCTTTTATGCGGCGGCAAGTTCCGCGTTCTCGATTAGCTGTGACCCAACGAAAAAGGGCGGCCCCGAAGAGCCGCCCTTCCGTAGTTCGCTGAGAGCGAAGAAGCTTACTTGAGCTCGACGGTGCCGCCGGCATCCTCGATCTGCTTCTTGATCTTCTCGGCCTCGTCCTTGTTGATGCCTTCCTTGACGGCCTTCGGCGCGCCTTCGACCAGGGCCTTCGCCTCGCCGAGGCCAAGACCGGTGATCGCACGGACTTCCTTGATCACGTTGATCTTCTTGCCGCCGTCGCCCGTCAGGATGACGTCGAATTCGGTCTTCTCTTCAGCAGCCGGGCCAGCGGCCGCAGCAGCGGCCGGAGCCGCTGCAACAGCAGCGGCGGCCGAGACGCCCCACTTCTCTTCGAGCGCCTTGGCGAGATCCGCGGCTTCGAGGACGGTCAGTTCAGAGAGCTGGTCAACCAGCTTTGCAATGTCAGCCATTCGATACTCCTTGGTGGGGCACAGGTGATTGGGCCCCTGATTGTCGTGCGTTGATGAAAAAGATGCGCGTTATGCGGCTTCCTTGGCCGCATAGGCGGAGAAGATCCGTGCCAGCTGAGCGCCAGGCTCGTTGATCGTGCGGGCGATCTTGCTCGCGGGCGCCTGAATGAGGCCCACGATAGTCGCACGCAGTTCGTCGAGCGAGGGAAGCTCGGCAAGCGCCTTGATCCCGTTCACGTCGAGGACCGTGTCGCCCATCGCGCCGCCGACGATCTCGAACTTGTCGTGCGTCTTGGCGAAATCGACGGCCACCTTGGCCGCCGCGACGGGGTCTCCGGACGTCGCAAGCGCGGTCGGACCCTTGAGCAGGTCGCCGATCGGCTTGTAGCGCGTGTCCTCGAGCGCAATCAGGGCAAGTCGGTTCTTCGCAACTTTGAACTGAGCGCCGGCGTCGCGCATCTTCAGGCGCAGGTCCGTGGACTGCGCCACCGTCAGACCGAGGTTGCGGGTGACCACAACGACGCTCGTCTCGGTGAAGACTTGCTTCAGCTCGTCGACCAGATCGGCTTTTTGCGAACGATCCATGCCAACTCCAACTTTTCGTCCGGATCGCTCCGAACGAGGTTCAACAAAAGCCCGGGCCCGGAAGCCCAAGCACTTAAGTCCGTGGGGAGTTGGTTTCGATGGCGCTGCAAGTGCAACGCACGACGAAGCGCGGGTAAGGCGCCTCGAATGATTCCTGTCCCCGTCTAGGCTGCAAATTAAGAGGGAAGCCCCCAGCAACTGTCTCGGACGGTGCACTGCCGAAGCAATGCGAGCGCGCGCCTATAGCGGAAATGCCCGCGCGATCAAGCTTCTTGCCCAAAAGAAACCCCGGGCGGAGCTGGTGCTCCGCCCGGGGCCGTTACGCACTTGTATGACGAACTATGCCTTAGCGGCCGCGTTCGCCACGAGTGGCCGGCGGCGGCGGGGGCGGCGGAGGCGGCGGCACCGGGCAGGTGCTGGTCGCCAGGATCACCGATCCGTCCGGGCAGGTCTGCGTCGCCGGCGCTTCCGGAGCCGGGGGCGGCGGAGGCGGCGGGGGCGGCGGCGGAGCCGCGGCTGCGCCGAAGTTGTACGTCAGGCTGGCAAGCAGGCTGTGCGAGGTGAAGCGGCTGTCGTTGTCGAACGTCGCGACACCACCCGAGCCAGTCGTCGAGCCCGCGCTGAACGCGAAGGCGTCGGAGCCGTTGCTGCGGCCGGCGCGGAAGTAACGGTACTTCAGGCCGACATCGAGGTTGTCTGAAATCGGCGCATAGACGCCAGCCAGCAGCTGCCATGCGAACTTGCCGTTGCTGCTGCCGAACTGCTTGACGCTGGCATAGCCGGCGCCGCCACCGACGTAACCGCCGATGCCGCCGTTGCCGCCAAGGTCGAGCAACGCGTTGACCATGCCCGACAGGACGCTGGTGTGGCTGTCGAAGCCGAAGTCGGTGCCCGGGGTGAAGGCCGTGCCAGCACCCGCGTTGAGCGCGGTGACAAAGGAGTTGTCGACGTTCACGCTCTTGATCTTGGCGCGCTTGTAGCCAAGCTCACCTTCAAGACGGAACATGCCGAAGTCGTAGCCGCCGATTAGATCGACGTCATAGCCCAGCTTGTAACGGGAGCTCGCGACGCGGCTGCGAGCGATGTCCGCTGTCAGCGGGTTGGTGAAGTCGACGCTGCCGAAGATGTCCTGGCTCTGTGGCTTCAGGACGCCGCCCTCGATCCCGACATAGCCGGAACCGTCGCGCGCCGCGGCAGGAGCCGCGATCGCGACGGTTGCCGCTGCCGCTAGGAAGAGTTTGCGCATAAAATAAATCCTTCTTGTACGTTTCTAGATGCCCCTCGCCGCCCCGAACCGATGCCGTCCGGGATGGTTTCAGACTTTCGGCCCTCGAAGGGGACGCTTCGTAAACGTGTTGCATCGCAGCAACAGAATCGGTTCCCTGACCTAGGCCAAGCCACTGAACGGAAAAGAAAAAGGCCGAAAACCGCCCTTCAGCAGCTTCCGGCCTTTGTCGAAAACGTCGGCAGGCCGACGATTTCATGTTCAGGTCATCTGGCGTTCATGCTTCAGGC
This portion of the Sphingomonas limnosediminicola genome encodes:
- the rplL gene encoding 50S ribosomal protein L7/L12, with protein sequence MADIAKLVDQLSELTVLEAADLAKALEEKWGVSAAAAVAAAPAAAAAAGPAAEEKTEFDVILTGDGGKKINVIKEVRAITGLGLGEAKALVEGAPKAVKEGINKDEAEKIKKQIEDAGGTVELK
- a CDS encoding outer membrane protein, whose protein sequence is MRKLFLAAAATVAIAAPAAARDGSGYVGIEGGVLKPQSQDIFGSVDFTNPLTADIARSRVASSRYKLGYDVDLIGGYDFGMFRLEGELGYKRAKIKSVNVDNSFVTALNAGAGTAFTPGTDFGFDSHTSVLSGMVNALLDLGGNGGIGGYVGGGAGYASVKQFGSSNGKFAWQLLAGVYAPISDNLDVGLKYRYFRAGRSNGSDAFAFSAGSTTGSGGVATFDNDSRFTSHSLLASLTYNFGAAAAPPPPPPPPPPPAPEAPATQTCPDGSVILATSTCPVPPPPPPPPPPATRGERGR
- the rplJ gene encoding 50S ribosomal protein L10 → MDRSQKADLVDELKQVFTETSVVVVTRNLGLTVAQSTDLRLKMRDAGAQFKVAKNRLALIALEDTRYKPIGDLLKGPTALATSGDPVAAAKVAVDFAKTHDKFEIVGGAMGDTVLDVNGIKALAELPSLDELRATIVGLIQAPASKIARTINEPGAQLARIFSAYAAKEAA
- a CDS encoding PEPxxWA-CTERM sorting domain-containing protein; translation: MRKLLSSAALATVAASLLVAQPARAAVGVTDDPILYWTQLMYGSVGGNPPVQARTAAMVEIAMHDAVSAALAHPDTSYLQGVSASGGDVRAAAAQAAHDVLVALNPTKTADYDAALASSLALVSDPVARAAGQTTGSAYAAAIITTRTGDGSATAGSTPYTPGTNPGEWQPTSPGVTAALPGWGDVTPFQLTSGDQFRAPPPPSLTSAEYAAAYAEVAAIGSAGSMTRTADQSAAAQFWAGAGGTSWLSIAVGLAADEGMSTLEYSRMFATLGTSLADAFIAGFDTKYAYSFWRPVTAIHGGDLDGNPDTAVDAGWTSYITAPSHPSYLSTHSIADATAATVLLAYIDDEAFCATFAGLSRCFDGIQDASLDGAYSRVWGGIHFSFDSEAGLAAGTQLAQYELGVGTFRAVPEPSTWAMLLLGFAAVGLSLRRRKTEFPQLV